From the genome of Sporomusa sphaeroides DSM 2875:
TCATCACCGCAGTATGTACAGCAGATGTATAAGTTTTTATGTGAAAGGCTGGACGGCGGCGTCGGGTTAATGTTGGGTTGTTGCGGGGCACCGGCCAGTTGGGCCGGGCAAGAAGGGCTATTTGAGGAAACTATGCAAAGCCTGGAAAATAACTGGCGTGTCTTGGGAAGTCCCAGGATCATAGCCGGTTGTCCGACCTGTTATAGCTTATTTAACCAGCATTTGCCGGATAGGCCGGCAGAAAGTCTGTGGACTTTATTAGAGCGCATTGGTTTGCCTGAGCCAGCCCGGCTGCAGGATACTCCGCAAACCTTGGCCATCCATGACAGCTGTACCACCAGATATGATACAGCACTTCAGGGCAGTGTGCGAACACTTTTGGGCCAGTTAGGATATTCATGGGAAGAATTGCCTTTTAACCGTGAACAGACTAACTGCTGCGGCTATGGGGGTCTGATGCTTTATGCCAATAAGGAGGTTGCGCATAAGGTGATAGACAGGCGGATTAAGGAAAGCGAATTGGATTATCTCGCCTACTGTGCCATGTGCCGGGATAATTTTGCCGGTCAGGGAAAACGTACCTACCATCTTCTGGACCTTATTTGGGGAAATGGGCAGGAAGAACTGGCCGCACAAACGGGTCCAGGCTATTCAGAGCGTCAGGACAACCGGGCCAAATTAAAACAAACCCTGCTGCGGGAGGTTTGGGGGGAAGAGGTGGAGGCCATGCCGGCAACGGTTAAGGTTACTGTTCCGCAAGCTGTGCTTGCAGTTATGGAAGAGCGGCAGATTCTTGTCGAGGATGTGGCTAAGGTGATTGAGCATGCGGAAGGTACCGGCAGTAAACTCCGGCATGGTGAAAACGGCCATTATATAGCGTATTTTCAACCGGCCAGTGTGACCTATTGGGTAGAATACTCGCCACAAGGGGACGGCTTTGTTGTCCATAATGCTTATTGCCATCGATTGGAAATTACTGGATAGTGGAGGAACTATGAGTAAACCGACAGAACAGCAGCCGGTCAATATTATTTGTGTTACCTGCGGCATCAGCCTGACTCTGGGGAAAGTAACCCTGTCATATCTTGGCAGCAGTTTTCCGGTTGAATTATACAAATGTTCTCAATGTGGCCTGGTGTACATTCCGGAGGATCTGGCCAATGGCAAGATGCAGCAGGTGGAAGCGGCACTGGAGGATAAATGATGCTGCATCCGGGCGGGATTACGTTAACAAAACAGGTTGTTGGCTATTGTGCCTTTGCTCCCGGCGCCAAGGTGCTTGATGTTGGCTGCGGCACCGGTATGACTGTGGAATATTTACATACTGCCTGCCGGTTGGCAGCCGTCGGGGTGGATGTATCACCAGTCCGGCTGAGGCAGGGGAGAAAGCGGGCGCCGGATTTGCCGCTCATCCAGGCCGCAGGTGAAAGTTTGCCTTTTGCCGACGCTTCCTTTGCGGGAGTGATCGCCGAGTGCAGTTTGTCAGTTATGCAGGACGCCGCTGCAGTGCTGGTTGAAATTAGCCGGATTTTGGTGCCTGGAGGAAAACTGGCGATAACCGATGTGTACTTACCGGCTTCCACTTTGGCAGCCGGGTATATGAATGATAAACAATTAAAAAAGATGCTGGCGGAAAACGGATTCCGTATTATTATCTGGGAGGACTGTTCTGCCTTTTTGCGGGAGTTTGTTGCCGGCTACATTATGGAACATGGCTCGGCGGCAGAGCTTTGGCCGTGCACGATAGCCCCAAAAACGAAAGTAGGATATTTTTTACTGGTGGCTGAAAAATGGAAAGCGAAAGGATGAATTGCTTTGGAGAACAAAATCTGTCCACGCTGTAGTAAAGAAATAACTGACAATGATCCCCTGTACCAGTGCTGCCGGTGTTTTAGCGTTTATTGCAAGAACTGTGAGGATACCAATGAGGGGCGGAGCTGTCCGCAATGCAGAATGGGATCCCGTTTGATACTTTCAGCAGTAAAATAAGAAGCTTTTGGAGGCTCGGGAATGGAAAGAGAGATTTTGCTGGATAAAATTGAAGCCGACTGGATTACTATCGAAGTGATTGATAAAACCACAGGGAAAACATTTCGACGCAATTTGCCGGTGAAATATCTGGAAACCGATAATGGCGTTGCTTTATTTGGCGAAACACTGGAAGGCAAGCCGGCGCAAATACATTTTTTGTCGGAGGCCGCCCTTGCCAAAATTAATGATTTGACCGGTAAAGGACCTGACTGTGCCCGATGTGACTAAAAGGAGGAGTTGGGATGAGCTTTCATGAGCTGCAGGCGGCGATGGATAACGGGAATGCAGCAGATATCCTTACAGTTATTGACAGTACCTCAGGCTCCCCCAGCCCAATTGGGCAAATGATCATTATTCAGGCCGACGGAACGGTGTCAGGGCAGCTAGAGACATTGGTTATGGAAAATATATTACATATAGTGCAAACAACGGTGTGGACTAAGCCGGTAACCATTTCAGTTGAGGATGGGCTTGGCAATACTTACCGGCTGTTTTGGGATAGAATGGTAAAGAAGTTTAGCGCCATCGTATTTGGCGGCGGGCATATCAGCCAACCATTGGTTCAAATTCTTTCACTAATGGGTTTTGAAGTAACAGTTATTGATGACCGTCCGGAATTTGCCAATACCGCCAGATTTCCCGGAGCGTACCGGGTAATTTGTCAGCAGTTTCAACTTGTCGTGAAAGAATTGACAGTGGACAATGAAACGGCTGTTATCATTGTAACTCGCGGCCACCGCTATGATATGGACTGCCTGCGCGCTGTTATGGGCAGCGATGCCCGGTATTTGGGCATGATTGGCAGTCGGAAACGCATAAGGGAAATTATTACGCTCATAAAGGAGGAAGGAGCGCCGGCAGATCTGGAAACACGGCTGCGCGCGCCCATTGGTCTTGACCTTAAAGCCGAAACTCCTGCGGAAATAGCACTGAGTATTGCGGCCGAAGTGGTGTCCGTTTTTCGCAATGGGTCTGGTCGCCCGCTGAGTGAGTATAAGGAGGCGTTCTAATGGATCGGTCATTGCTCAAGTATATTTGTGAATGCCGGCAGCGGGGGGAGAAAGCCGCCCTGGTAACCATTGTGGAAACGCGTGGCTCGACTCCGCGTAAAGCAGGCAGTAGCATGCTGGTGTTTCCTGATGGCAGGTCTTTGGGCACAATTGGCGGTGGCTGCGGGGAAGCGGAGGTTAGGCGTCAGGCGCTAACCGCACTTGACGACAGCCGGTCTCAATTGCATACGGTGCGGATGTTAAATGATGCAGCAGCCGATGAGGGGATGGTTTGCGGGGGAATTATGGAGGTGTTTATTCAGGTTTTATAGCTGTGCGGCAAGCACGGACGGGAGGAAGGTGGAGAATATGACAGATGCTTTCATAAAGTTGGTTGAGTTGTCACAGGCGGGTTTTTACTGCAGCCAGATCTTGCTGATTATCGGGCTGGAAGCGCAGGGCAAGGAAAATCCTGATATTGTGCGGGCTATGTCAGGATTAAACGGCGGCATTGGCTTTTGTGGGAAAACCTGCGGCGTTTTGACTGGCGGGGCCTGTCTGATCGGTCTTTATGCCGGCAAGGGAGTAGCCGAAGAAATGGAAGACAGCCGTCTCAATGATATGATCAGAGAGTTTGCCGGGTGGTTTGAAGAAAAGGTATACTCCCAGTATGGCGGAATCGACTGCCATACCATCCTGGAGAATGATCCCATGAACCGGATGACGCGATGTCCGCAGCTTGTTTTAGATGCTCTCGCCAAAGTCGAAGAGATTCTGGCCGCCAATGGCTATAGCCTTTCAGGCCGTTTGGAGTATTAGTAGTCTGCCAAGTTTAAAGCCGTAGGATTTAGGGCTTGGTGGACTACTATGTAACCAGGTGCAGCGTTAGGAGGAGGGTGGCATGAAAAAACTCTACAAGAATTTAATTCAATTGCTTTCGTCCGGTGAAAATGTTGTTTTGGCTACGATTTTCCATAGCGCCGGGTCGGCTCCGCGTTCGGCAGGAGCTAAGATGATTATCCGCGCAGATGGTTCCATTATCGGTACGGTTGGCGGCGGACGGCTGGAAGCCGAGACCATTGAGCTGGCAAAACAAGTTCGGGACAACCGGCGCTCGCTGATCCAGCCCTTTGATTTAACAGGCTCAGATGCTGCCGGAGCGGGGATGATCTGCGGTGGGTCAGGGGAAATTCTGCTTGAGTATATTGCGGCGGCGAATAGCGACAATCAGCAGATTTATGAAGCTGTCCTTTCCACCATGGACAAAGCGCAAAAAGCGTGGCTGATAACCGAATTAACCGGTCAGCCGGCAAACGGACCTGAGCGGCAGCAATGTCTTGTGAGACAGGATGGCAGTGTTGTCGGCAATTTCCAATGCGAGCCGGAATTTATGGAAAAGCTTTCTGGCGGACCGGCCAAAATTTCCATTCATGCCGATGCCAGAGATGGGCGGAGTTTTATCGTCGAGCCTATCCGGACTACCGGAGTAGTGTACCTTTTCGGGGCAGGTCATGTTTCACAGCAGATTGCCAGGTTAACCGATATGGTGGGCTTTGCTACCGTAGTCATTGATGACCGGCCGGATTTTGCCAACCGGGAACGGTTCCCCCTGTGTGAGATTGTTGTTGTTGATAACTTTGCCTGTGTGTCAGACTTTCCCATAAACCAGGACAGCTATCTGGTTATTGTAACCAGAGGCCATCTGCATGACAGTGTTGTGCTGGAACAGGCGCTGCAGACTGAGGCTGCATACATTGGCATGATTGGCAGCAAAAAGAAGCGGGCGGATTTGTTCGCTTTGCTGCAAACGAAAGGTTTCAGCCCGGCAAAGCTGGCGCAGGTCCATTCGCCGATTGGCATTGATATTTATGCCGAAACGCCGGCAGAGATAGCTGTAAGCATTGTGGCCGAATTAATTAAGGTCAGAGCGGAGCGGGAAAAATGTGCCGCCCAGGGTTAGTGGGCTTAATCGTAGCAGCCGGTTATTCCTCGCGGATGGGGACCTTCAAGCCATTGCTGCCTTTAGGGGACAAAACGGTAATTGCAGCGGCCGTAGACAGCCTGCGGCAGGGTGGAGTTGCCGATATCCGGGTGATTGTCGGGCACCGGGCGGAGGAATTGTATCCCGTATTGGCAGGTTTGCAGGTTGGTATTATCGAAAATTCACGTTATGCGGAAGGCATGTTTTCTTCCGTTGTCACAGGAATCGGCGCTATTGCCGGGGAAGCGGAGGCCTGCTTTCTGCTGCCTGGCGATACGCCGCTGATACGAAGACGCAGCATTAAAGACATGGTGCGGCTGTACCATAAGACAGGGGCAGCCGTGGTATATCCGGTTTTTAACGGCGAGAGAGGTCATCCGCCGCTTATCAGTTCCAGATGTTTTGCCAGTATCCTTAGTGGGGAAGGGACTGGCGGGCTTCGCCATATTTTAGCACAGTTTGATGCTGACAGCGTGGAAGTTGAACTGGCGGATCAGGGTATATTGCTTGATATTGATACCCTGGAGGACTATAAAGAGCTGACTCGGTTTTATGTTCGCCGGCATATACCGACATATAGTGAATGTCTCAGCATATTATATAAATATCAGGTTAGTGATAAAGTGGCGTGTCATGGGCGTGCCGTTGCTGCTGTTGCCCGCCGGCTGGCCGAACTGCTGAACGGGGCCGGACTGAACCTTAATATTGAACTGGTGGTTGCCGGAGGCTTGCTGCATGATCTGGCTAAAAGTAAACCCAATCACTCCAAACGGGGAGAGCGGGTTGTCAGGAGTATGGGTTTTTCCCGTGTTGGCGGCATTATCGCATCTCACATGGATTTGGAACTGGCGGCAGATTATGTCATTGATGAGGCGGCAGTAGTGTTTCTTGCTGACAAGTTAGTCCAGGGCGACAAACTGGTATCTCTGACCGAGCGGTTTAGGCTGGCACTAGACAAGTTTGCCGCCAGTCCGGAAATAGTCGATTCCGTGTTGCGCAGAAGGCGAACGGCGGAAGCTATCTGGGACCGGGCTGCCAGTCTGGTGGGAACAGGCAGCCTGGAGGAGCTAATGGTATTATAATGGGGGGCGAAGTTTATGATGCCAGTATACTTAAATAATGCTGCGACTTCCTGGCCTAAGGCACCACAAGTAGGGGGAACGGTGGCAGCCTATATCAGCGGTTTGCCCCACCATGCAGGACGTTCCGGCTTTGCCGGGCCAGATGTTCCCGGAGCATGCCGCAATTTGCTGGCCGGTTTGCTCCAAGTGAAAGATTCAAACCGGATTGTATTCAGCCCTAATGCCACTCATGCTTTAAATATTGCTCTGCATGGCATACGCTGGCGGACAGGTGCCGTGGTGGTGACCACGGTGGCGGAACATAATTCGGTATTGCGTCCGCTGTATTATCTGTCTAAGTCCAGGGGAATAACCGTCAAACTGGTGCCGGTAGATAAGATGGGGCGGGTGAACCCGGAGGAGTGGGAAGCCGCCTTACATAAGTACAAACCGCAGGCAGTTGTCTTTACCCATGCTTCCAATGTTACCGGTGCGGTAAATGATGCGGCTCTGCTTACTCGGATGGCCAAACAGGCGGGGGCGGTTACACTTATGGACGCCTCGCAAAGTCTGGGGATTGTACCTGTCCTGCCCGAAGCCTGGGGTATTGATCTGGTAGCTTTTACCGGACATAAGTATTTATTAGGCCCGACCGGTACGGGAGGATTATATATAGCTCCGGATGTAGAACTTGAGCCTGTGTGGGTGGGCGGAACGGGAATTCAGAGCGATCTTGAGGAAATGCCGGTAAGCATGCCTATCCGTTTCGAAGCCGGCACCCCGAATGACCCGGCATTTGCCGGACTGTCCACAGCTCTGACCTGGGGCCTTGAGCATGTGCTTGAGGACAATAATATTTTACACAAGACAGAACGGTTGGCTGCCGGACTTGCTGAACTGGGAGCCGATGTTATTTTGGTGGAGCCGCCGAGAACTCCTGTTATTTCTTTTACTTTGAAGGATTGGCCGGTAGAGGATGTCGGCGAATTGTTATATCAGGGATTTAGAATCGTCTGCCGCACCGGACTTCACTGTGCGCCCAAAATTCATGCCTATTTGGGTACTGCCCCGGCGGGAACGGTGCGATTCAGCTTATCCCGTTTTACTACAGACCGGGAAATTGAATACTGCCTTACGGCTATAGGTGAATTGATGCATGAAACAGTATGAATGCAGGAAGGTAGAAAATTGTTTCAGTGGTGCCAATATTTATGAATATTGCCTGAGGATTAAAGCAGATGAAGGGTTTCTTGAAAGCTTTACCAGTGTTGCTTCCCTCAAATATTACAAGAATTTTCCGCGGCCCTGTTTTCAAGCCACCCTGTCGGATGGTACAACGCTCAAAGGCGTAATTGCTGATTCGGTGATCAGAGTGAGTTTTCCTGACAATCAGCCGCACAGCAGCAAAGACAATTTTGAGACCTTGTTGGAGAATCTGCTTAAGCAGCAGGCGGATGGTAGGGAGAGATAGCGCAGTTATGGAGCATAGCAATAGCAAGGAAGAAGAAATCCTGCTTTCGACAACCCAAAGTGTGTGTCCCGAATGCCTTAAGCGGATTCCGGCCAAGCGGGTAGCAAAAGGGAAGCAGGTATTTTTGCAAAAACACTGTCCGGAACATGGCGAATACCAGGTCTGTGTGTGGGAGGGGGAACCGGGCTATCAGGACTGGGTGCAGGCCCAAATCCCCTCTGCACCAGCCGTATGTGCAACCGAGGCAGTCAACGGGTGTCCCTTTGACTGCGGTTTATGTCCGGAGCATCGTCAGCAGACTTGCTGCGTGCTGCTGGAAGTCACCAATCAATGCAATCTGCACTGTCCGGTTTGTTTTGCTGCAGCTTCGCCGGCAGATAAAGCAGAGCCTGAGCTGGCGATTATTGAGGAGTGGTACCGGATGCTCATGGACAGCGGCGGCCCGTATAATATTCAGTTGTCAGGCGGTGAGCCCACCGTACGGGACGATTTGCCAGAGATTATTTCCCTGGGGAAAAAATTAGGCTTGGTTTTTTTTCAGGTCAATACCAATGGCCTGCGGCTGGCAGCTGATGAACAATATGTCGGCAGACTGAAAGCGGCAGGTCTTAACTGTGTTTTTCTGCAATTTGACGGAATGGATGACAGTGTTTACCGCAAGCTGCGGGGGAAACCGCTATTGGAGGTCAAGAAAAAAGCCATTGAGGTTTGTGCTGCTCATGATATTGGGGTTGTGCTTGTTCCCACTCTGGTACCGGGGGTAAATGATGGTCAGATCGGCGATATCCTGCGGTTTGCCATCAGCAAAATGCCGGTTGTCCGGGGCGTTCATTTTCAGCCGGTAAGCTACTTTGGCAGATACCCACAAGAACCGCAGGATGTTGACCGGATAACTCTTC
Proteins encoded in this window:
- a CDS encoding DVU_1557 family redox protein, whose translation is MSKPTEQQPVNIICVTCGISLTLGKVTLSYLGSSFPVELYKCSQCGLVYIPEDLANGKMQQVEAALEDK
- the trsM gene encoding DVU_1556 family methyltransferase; this encodes MMLHPGGITLTKQVVGYCAFAPGAKVLDVGCGTGMTVEYLHTACRLAAVGVDVSPVRLRQGRKRAPDLPLIQAAGESLPFADASFAGVIAECSLSVMQDAAAVLVEISRILVPGGKLAITDVYLPASTLAAGYMNDKQLKKMLAENGFRIIIWEDCSAFLREFVAGYIMEHGSAAELWPCTIAPKTKVGYFLLVAEKWKAKG
- a CDS encoding XdhC family protein; its protein translation is MSFHELQAAMDNGNAADILTVIDSTSGSPSPIGQMIIIQADGTVSGQLETLVMENILHIVQTTVWTKPVTISVEDGLGNTYRLFWDRMVKKFSAIVFGGGHISQPLVQILSLMGFEVTVIDDRPEFANTARFPGAYRVICQQFQLVVKELTVDNETAVIIVTRGHRYDMDCLRAVMGSDARYLGMIGSRKRIREIITLIKEEGAPADLETRLRAPIGLDLKAETPAEIALSIAAEVVSVFRNGSGRPLSEYKEAF
- a CDS encoding XdhC family protein, translated to MDRSLLKYICECRQRGEKAALVTIVETRGSTPRKAGSSMLVFPDGRSLGTIGGGCGEAEVRRQALTALDDSRSQLHTVRMLNDAAADEGMVCGGIMEVFIQVL
- a CDS encoding DVU_1555 family C-GCAxxG-C-C protein, producing the protein MTDAFIKLVELSQAGFYCSQILLIIGLEAQGKENPDIVRAMSGLNGGIGFCGKTCGVLTGGACLIGLYAGKGVAEEMEDSRLNDMIREFAGWFEEKVYSQYGGIDCHTILENDPMNRMTRCPQLVLDALAKVEEILAANGYSLSGRLEY
- a CDS encoding XdhC family aldehyde oxidoreductase maturation factor, with product MKKLYKNLIQLLSSGENVVLATIFHSAGSAPRSAGAKMIIRADGSIIGTVGGGRLEAETIELAKQVRDNRRSLIQPFDLTGSDAAGAGMICGGSGEILLEYIAAANSDNQQIYEAVLSTMDKAQKAWLITELTGQPANGPERQQCLVRQDGSVVGNFQCEPEFMEKLSGGPAKISIHADARDGRSFIVEPIRTTGVVYLFGAGHVSQQIARLTDMVGFATVVIDDRPDFANRERFPLCEIVVVDNFACVSDFPINQDSYLVIVTRGHLHDSVVLEQALQTEAAYIGMIGSKKKRADLFALLQTKGFSPAKLAQVHSPIGIDIYAETPAEIAVSIVAELIKVRAEREKCAAQG
- a CDS encoding DVU_1551 family NTP transferase; the encoded protein is MCRPGLVGLIVAAGYSSRMGTFKPLLPLGDKTVIAAAVDSLRQGGVADIRVIVGHRAEELYPVLAGLQVGIIENSRYAEGMFSSVVTGIGAIAGEAEACFLLPGDTPLIRRRSIKDMVRLYHKTGAAVVYPVFNGERGHPPLISSRCFASILSGEGTGGLRHILAQFDADSVEVELADQGILLDIDTLEDYKELTRFYVRRHIPTYSECLSILYKYQVSDKVACHGRAVAAVARRLAELLNGAGLNLNIELVVAGGLLHDLAKSKPNHSKRGERVVRSMGFSRVGGIIASHMDLELAADYVIDEAAVVFLADKLVQGDKLVSLTERFRLALDKFAASPEIVDSVLRRRRTAEAIWDRAASLVGTGSLEELMVL
- a CDS encoding aminotransferase class V-fold PLP-dependent enzyme, which codes for MMPVYLNNAATSWPKAPQVGGTVAAYISGLPHHAGRSGFAGPDVPGACRNLLAGLLQVKDSNRIVFSPNATHALNIALHGIRWRTGAVVVTTVAEHNSVLRPLYYLSKSRGITVKLVPVDKMGRVNPEEWEAALHKYKPQAVVFTHASNVTGAVNDAALLTRMAKQAGAVTLMDASQSLGIVPVLPEAWGIDLVAFTGHKYLLGPTGTGGLYIAPDVELEPVWVGGTGIQSDLEEMPVSMPIRFEAGTPNDPAFAGLSTALTWGLEHVLEDNNILHKTERLAAGLAELGADVILVEPPRTPVISFTLKDWPVEDVGELLYQGFRIVCRTGLHCAPKIHAYLGTAPAGTVRFSLSRFTTDREIEYCLTAIGELMHETV
- the trsS gene encoding radical SAM (seleno)protein TrsS; amino-acid sequence: MEHSNSKEEEILLSTTQSVCPECLKRIPAKRVAKGKQVFLQKHCPEHGEYQVCVWEGEPGYQDWVQAQIPSAPAVCATEAVNGCPFDCGLCPEHRQQTCCVLLEVTNQCNLHCPVCFAAASPADKAEPELAIIEEWYRMLMDSGGPYNIQLSGGEPTVRDDLPEIISLGKKLGLVFFQVNTNGLRLAADEQYVGRLKAAGLNCVFLQFDGMDDSVYRKLRGKPLLEVKKKAIEVCAAHDIGVVLVPTLVPGVNDGQIGDILRFAISKMPVVRGVHFQPVSYFGRYPQEPQDVDRITLPRVIREIENQTDGQMKIAHFRPPGGEHAHCSFHGNFVLMPDGYVKPLVQAAPGGCCCQAKPVTEGAKRARQFVARQWSAPRKTGIHHKQQVEAQSAVGDVASLDEFLEQVNTYTLAVSGMAFQDAWTLDLDRLKQCFIHVVGPDNRLIPFCAYNLTNRQGQALYRRNL